From a single Hypanus sabinus isolate sHypSab1 chromosome 7, sHypSab1.hap1, whole genome shotgun sequence genomic region:
- the LOC132397437 gene encoding LOW QUALITY PROTEIN: eukaryotic translation initiation factor 4 gamma 2-like (The sequence of the model RefSeq protein was modified relative to this genomic sequence to represent the inferred CDS: deleted 2 bases in 1 codon), which yields LLLEVFRCQAAKVESVIAEGVASRFSASSGGGGGRGAPQHYPKTASNSTKRDVNSLNEKERQDGIFRKVRGILNKLTPEKFDKLCLELLNVGVDSKLVLKGIILLIVDKALEEPKYSSLYAQLCLRLAEDAPNFDGPTPEGLLQQHKQSTTFRRLLISKLQDEFENRTRNVDVYDKHDGPLSNEEEEQRAIAKIKMLGNIKFIGELGKLDLIHESILHKCIKTLLEKKKRIQLKDMGEDLECLCQIMRTVGPRLDHEKAKSLMDQYFARMRSLMQNKELPARIRFLLQDTVELREHRWVPRKAFIDNGPKTINQIRQDAVKDLGVFIPPTMAQGMRNDFFLEGPFIPPGRKFDRDPLGGLADMFGQMPGSGIGTGPGVIQDRFSPTMGRHRSNQLFNGHGGHVPPQSQFGDMGSKSFLKSNQGQIQHYHGQNQGHSSQQPTQSKGMPPRFIKKGQINADEISLRPAQSFLLNKNLVHKLQPQTPTMIPPSAQPPRTQTPPLGQPPQLGLKTNPPLIQEKPVKNKKAPSKEELLKLTETILTEYLTKVNIKDAVNGVKEMRAPKPFLPEMLSKMIVYTLDRSDEDKEQASSLIDALRQEGLVTGENFMQAFLNVLDQCPKLEGDIPLVKSYLAQYAARAVISELVTLLELAQPFENGTQFPLFLLCLQQLAKLKDREWLTDLFQQSKVNMQKMLPEIDQNKDRMLEILEGKGLSFLFPLLKLEKELAEQIKNDPSPQAIYKWIKDNISPKLHTDKGFVNILLTSFLQHISKMAPAESADPTGVPSKDVLELEKQLLLSFKPVMQKFLHDHTELQVSALYALQVHCYTHNFPKGMLLRFFVNFYDMEIIEEEAFLAWKEDISQEFPGKGKALFQVNQWLTWLETAEEEESEEEDGD from the exons CTTCTTTTGGAAGTTTTTCGT TGTCAAGCCGCCAAAGTGGAGAGTGTGATTGCAGAAGGGGTTGCTTCTCGTTTCAG TGCTTCTTCGGGCGGAGGAGGAGGTAGGGGTGCGCCTCAGCACTATCCCAAGACTGCCAGCAACAG CACTAAACGAGATGTCAACTCCTTGAATGAGAAAGAACGACAAGATGGAATCTTCAGGAAAGTCAGAGG CATTTTGAACAAGCTTACTCCAGAGAAGTTTGACAAGCTATGCCTTGAGCTCCTCAATGTGGGTGTAGACTCAAAACTGGTCCTAAAAGGGATCATTTTACTG ATAGTAGACAAAGCCCTTGAAGAGCCCAAGTATAGCTCACTGTATGCTCAGTTATGCCTGCGTCTAGCAGAGGATGCTCCTAACTTTGATGGCCCAACTCCAGAGGGTTTGCTACAACAACACAAGCAAAGTACG ACATTCAGGCGCCTTTTGATTTCGAAACTTCAAGATGAATTTGAAAACCGTACCAGAAATGTCGATG TCTATGACAAGCATGATGGCCCCCTCTCAAATGAAGAGGAAGAGCAGCGGGCTATTGCCAAGATCAAAATGCTGGGCAACATCAAATTCATTGGAGAGCTTGGCAAGCTTGATCTTATCCACGAATCTATCCTTCATAAGTGCATCAAAACA CTTTTGGAAAAGAAGAAGAGGATCCAACTTAAGGATATGGGGGAGGATTTGGAGTGCCTCTGTCAGATAATGAGGACAGTAGGACCTAGACTAGACCATGAAAAGGCCAAG TCTCTAATGGATCAGTACTTTGCCCGGATGCGTTCCTTGATGCAAAATAAGGAATTGCCAGCTAGGATTCGTTTCCTGCTGCAG GATACTGTGGAGTTGCGTGAGCACCGCTGGGTTCCTCGCAAGGCTTTTATTGATAATGGACCAAAGACGATAAACCAGATTCGTCAAGATGCAGTAAAG GATTTGGGAGTTTTTATTCCGCCAACCATGGCTCAAGGAATGAGGAATGACTTCTTTCTGGAGGGACCTTTTATACCACCTggaaggaaatttgatagagaccCACTTGGAGGACTTGCTGATATGTTTGGACAAATGCCGG GTAGTGGAATTGGTACTGGTCCAGGCGTAATTCAAGACCGATTCTCACCTACTATGGGGCGACATCGTTCCAACCAGCTCTTTAATGGCCATGGTGGGCATGTTCCTCCTCAGTCACAGTTTGGGGACATGGGAAGCAAGTCTTTCCTTAAATCTAACCAG GGACAGATCCAGCATTACCACGGACAAAACCAGGGACACTCATCCCAGCAACCAACTCAATCCAAGGGCATGCCTCCTCGGTTCATAAAGAAAGGACAGATCAATGCAGATGAG ATCAGTTTGAGGCCTGCACAGTCATTCTTGCTGAATAAAAATCTAGTGCACAAACTTCAACCGCAAACACCAACTATGATCCCACCAAGTGCACAGCCTCCTCGTACTCAGACACCACCCCTGGGGCAG CCCCCTCAACTAGGTCTCAAAACAAATCCACCCTTGATTCAGGAGAAGCCTGTGAAGAACAAGAAAGCACCTTCCAAAGAAGAACTGCTTAAACTGACG gaAACTATCCTAACAGAGTATCTGACAAAGGTTAACATTAAAGATGCTGTTAATGGAGTGAAGGAAATGAGGGCACCAAAACCTTTCCTGCCAGAAATGTTGAGCAAGATGATTGTGTACACTCTCGATCGCTCAGATGAGGACAAGGAACAAGCCAGCAGTTTAATAGATGCTCTCAGGCAGGAGGGCCTTGTTACGGGTGAAAATTTCATGCAG GCTTTCTTGAATGTATTGGACCAGTGCCCCAAGCTGGAGGGGGATATCCCGCTGGTGAAATCTTACTTGGCCCAGTACGCAGCGCGTGCTGTTATCTCAGAGCTTGTGACCCTTCTGGAACTTGCCCAGCCCTTTGAGAATGGAACCCAATTCCCCTTGTTCCTTCTTTGTCTACAGCAGCTTGCCAAATTGAAGGATCGAGAGTGGTTGACTGACCTTTTTCAGCAGAGCAAAGTCAACATGCAGAAGATGCTACCAG AAATTGACCAGAACAAGGATCGCATGTTGGAGATACTAGAAGGCAAAGGACTCAGTTTTTTGTTCCCACTACTGAAATTGGAGAAGGAGTTGGCAGAACAAATTAAGAATGACCCGTCCCCTCAAGCCATTTACAAGTGGATCAAGGATAACATTTCTCCCAAATTGCACACAGATAAAGGATTTGTCAACATTCTTTTGACCAG CTTCCTGCAACACATTTCGAAGATGGCCCCGGCTGAAAGTGCTGACCCAACAGGTGTTCCTTCCAAGGATGTGTTGGAACTTGAGAAGCAGCTGCTCCTGTCTTTTAAGCCAGTAATGCAGAAGTTCCTGCACGATCACACGGAGCTGCAGGTTAGCGCCCTATATGCATTGCAGGTGCACTGCTACACTCATAACTTCCCCAAAG GTATGTTACTGCGCTTTTTTGTGAACTTTTATGACATGGAAATAATTGAAGAGGAAGCCTTCTTAGCATGGAAAGAGGATATCAGCCAGGAATTTCCAGGAAAAGGCAAAGCTTTATTCCAG GTGAATCAGTGGCTGACCTGGCTAGAAACTGCAGAGGAGGAAGAGTCTGAGGAGGAAGATGGCGACTGA